One Bufo gargarizans isolate SCDJY-AF-19 chromosome 3, ASM1485885v1, whole genome shotgun sequence DNA segment encodes these proteins:
- the FHL3 gene encoding four and a half LIM domains protein 3 has product MSEPFNCDSCKESLYGRKYIQMEGGPYCIPCYDSLFANTCDECKELIGHDSRELYYEDRHYHENCFRCFRCERSLADEPFTCQDEELLCNDCYCSEFSSKCVSCEKTVMPGSRKLEYNGQTWHEHCFICNSCKQPIGSRSFIPDNQAHYCIPCYESKFAPRCTHCKKSLTKGGVTYRDEPWHKECFVCTGCKTQLAGQQFTSQDEKPYCIKCFGNLYARKCFGCTKPITGFFGGDKYVSFEDKHWHNSCFNCSRCSCSLVGKGFYPDNEDILCRDCNSDL; this is encoded by the exons ATGAGTGAACCATTTAACTGTGATAGCTGTAAGGAGTCTCTATATGGAAGGAAGTATATCCAGATGGAAGGAGGTCCTTACTGTATACCGTGCTATGACAGCCTGTTTGCCAACACATGTGATGAGTGTAAAGAGCTGATTGGCCACGATTCAAGG GAGCTCTATTATGAGGATCGTCATTACCATGAGAACTGTTTCCGGTGCTTTCGATGTGAACGATCTCTGGCTGATGAGCCCTTCACTTGCCAAGATGAAGAACTACTATGTAATGATTGTTATTGCAGTGAATTCTCCTCCAAGTGTGTCAGCTGTGAAAAGACAGTCATGCCAG GATCTCGCAAATTGGAATACAATGGACAGACTTGGCATGAGCATTGCTTCATATGCAATAGCTGTAAGCAGCCCATCGGATCTCGCTCATTTATTCCTGACAACCAGGCCCATTATTGCATCCCATGTTATGAGAGCAAGTTTGCCCCTCGCTGCACACATTGCAAAAAG TCACTGACCAAAGGAGGCGTAACTTACAGGGATGAGCCATGGCACAAGGAATGTTTTGTCTGTACTGGGTGTAAGACCCAGTTGGCCGGTCAACAGTTTACCTCTCAGGATGAGAAGCCTTATTGTATCAAGTGTTTTGGGAACTTATATGCCAGGAAATGCTTTGGGTGTACTAAACCTATTACAG GTTTTTTTGGAGGAGATAAGTATGTCTCCTTTGAAGACAAGCACTGGCATAACAGCTGCTTTAACTGCTCCCGTTGCTCATGTTCCCTGGTAGGGAAAGGATTTTATCCAGATAATGAGGACATTCTGTGCCGTGACTGCAACAGTGACCTATAA